The Hymenobacter oligotrophus genome has a window encoding:
- a CDS encoding oxidoreductase, producing the protein MANTSKHWFITGVSTGFGAALADLLLSRGDKVAATFRQPQQAEAFTQKAGNNGVGLVCDVTHEEQVKAAVAGAIDALGHLDVVVNNAGYGSLGSIEEISAAEVQRQFEVNVYGPLHVLRAVLPHLRQRRSGHIINITSIGGLKTFPGVGVYNASKFALEAIGESLAQQVGPLGIHVTNIEPSGFRTDWAGRSANVVITAIDDYQRTVGENLKGIQSYSGKQPGDPQRAAQIMFDLVRQPNPPLHLPIGKAAVRGAREKFMALLQELESQAELGNSADFPE; encoded by the coding sequence ATGGCAAATACATCCAAGCATTGGTTTATCACCGGCGTTAGCACCGGATTTGGGGCCGCGTTAGCCGACCTGCTGCTGAGTCGAGGCGACAAAGTAGCCGCGACTTTCCGCCAGCCGCAGCAGGCCGAAGCCTTCACGCAAAAAGCCGGCAACAACGGCGTGGGCCTGGTATGCGACGTAACCCACGAGGAGCAGGTGAAAGCCGCCGTAGCCGGCGCCATCGACGCCCTCGGCCACCTCGATGTGGTAGTGAACAACGCCGGGTACGGGTCGTTGGGCAGCATCGAGGAAATTTCGGCTGCCGAGGTGCAGCGCCAGTTTGAGGTGAACGTGTACGGACCCTTGCACGTGCTGCGGGCCGTGTTGCCGCACTTGCGCCAGCGCCGCAGCGGCCACATCATCAACATCACCAGCATTGGCGGACTCAAGACGTTTCCGGGCGTAGGCGTGTACAACGCCAGCAAGTTTGCGCTCGAAGCCATCGGCGAAAGCCTCGCGCAGCAGGTTGGGCCTTTGGGCATTCACGTCACCAACATCGAGCCCAGCGGCTTCCGCACCGACTGGGCCGGCCGTTCGGCCAACGTGGTTATCACCGCCATCGACGACTACCAGCGCACCGTAGGCGAAAACCTGAAGGGCATCCAGAGCTACAGCGGCAAGCAGCCCGGCGACCCGCAGCGGGCCGCTCAAATCATGTTCGATCTGGTGCGCCAGCCCAACCCGCCGCTGCACCTGCCCATTGGCAAAGCCGCCGTGCGTGGGGCCCGCGAAAAATTTATGGCCTTGTTGCAGGAGCTTGAAAGCCAGGCTGAGCTCGGTAACTCGGCCGATTTTCCGGAGTAA
- a CDS encoding M48 family metallopeptidase encodes MPELLVDNLPVEVVRKNIRTLRLTVYAPDGRVRVAVPLRTPEEDIRQLVLARGPWIRKHQERFRQQTRPQPLQYQAGETHYYLGQPYTLQLHTTDGTPHVRLEGTALHLYEKPGTSPAQRKQLLTAWYRARIKEQLPLLLAQWQPVVGVRVHEWGVKQMRTRWGTCNIRAKRIWLNLELIKHPPHCLAYVVVHELVHLHERLHNQRFWGLMDRFLPDWAQYRRELNQHSLRAGHQPDAC; translated from the coding sequence ATGCCCGAGCTACTCGTCGATAACCTTCCCGTGGAGGTAGTGCGCAAAAACATCCGCACCCTGCGGCTTACTGTGTACGCCCCCGACGGCCGCGTGCGCGTGGCCGTGCCGCTGCGCACGCCCGAAGAAGACATCCGGCAACTGGTACTAGCCCGCGGCCCCTGGATTCGGAAGCATCAGGAACGCTTTCGGCAGCAAACCCGGCCGCAGCCGCTGCAGTACCAGGCCGGCGAAACGCATTACTACCTAGGGCAGCCCTACACCTTGCAGCTGCACACCACCGACGGTACTCCGCACGTTCGGCTGGAAGGTACCGCCCTGCACCTGTACGAAAAACCCGGCACCAGCCCCGCCCAGCGCAAGCAGCTGCTCACGGCGTGGTACCGCGCCCGCATCAAAGAGCAACTGCCCTTGCTACTGGCTCAGTGGCAGCCCGTGGTGGGCGTGCGCGTGCACGAATGGGGTGTGAAACAAATGAGAACCCGCTGGGGCACCTGCAACATCCGGGCAAAGCGCATTTGGCTGAACCTGGAGCTCATTAAGCACCCGCCGCACTGCCTGGCCTACGTGGTGGTGCACGAGCTGGTACACCTGCACGAGCGCCTGCACAACCAGCGCTTTTGGGGGCTAATGGACCGCTTTTTGCCCGATTGGGCCCAGTACCGCCGCGAGCTAAACCAACACTCGCTGCGGGCCGGCCACCAGCCCGATGCCTGCTAA
- a CDS encoding DUF3037 domain-containing protein produces MPDKHLFEYAVLRVVPRVEREEFLNVGVIVYCRAQGFLACRYEVPAARLQAFAAAELDLADVAERLRSFERICGGRKAGGPIGQLGVAERFRWLTATRSTIIQTSPVHPGLCADAATALDQLYAQLVG; encoded by the coding sequence ATGCCCGACAAGCACTTGTTTGAGTACGCCGTGCTGCGCGTGGTGCCCCGCGTAGAGCGCGAAGAATTTCTGAACGTGGGCGTGATTGTGTATTGCCGCGCCCAAGGTTTTTTGGCTTGCCGCTACGAGGTGCCCGCAGCCCGCCTGCAAGCCTTTGCCGCTGCCGAGCTCGACCTGGCCGACGTGGCCGAACGGCTGCGCTCGTTTGAGCGCATTTGCGGCGGGCGCAAGGCGGGCGGGCCCATCGGGCAATTGGGCGTGGCCGAACGCTTCCGCTGGCTAACGGCTACGCGCAGCACCATTATCCAAACCTCGCCCGTGCACCCCGGCCTGTGCGCCGATGCCGCCACCGCCCTCGACCAGCTGTACGCGCAATTGGTGGGTTAG